A region of Cyprinus carpio isolate SPL01 unplaced genomic scaffold, ASM1834038v1 S000006534, whole genome shotgun sequence DNA encodes the following proteins:
- the LOC109099798 gene encoding trypsin-3-like, producing the protein MCSLLSSVAMKTSVFILLVAVVDFSSGDEIIGGYECKPHSQPWQAYLVDNKFSCGGSLINERWVVSAAHCRFSLDRLLVHLGRHNLKTNENTEQNIKVEKIIPFPKYNDSPKNNDIMLIKLKKPVTLNEYVKPIRLPEKCPSVGEKCLVSGWGRTAAGSASVLQCLNLPVLSKETCKSVYGEIITENMFCAGFFNGGKDACQGDSGGPVVCGGQLKGVVSFGVNCDEPNYPGVYTEVCRYTEWIKSTIAKN; encoded by the exons ATGTGCTCTCTACTCTCCTCAGTTGCAATGAAGACCTCTGTGTTCATTCTACTGGTTGCGGTTGTGG atTTCAGCTCAGGAGATGAAATCATTGGAGGTTATGAATGTAAGCCCCACTCCCAGCCCTGGCAAGCTTACCTTGTCGATAATAAATTTTCATGTGGAGGATCTTTGATTAATGAAAGATGGGttgtgtctgctgctcactgcagATTCTC ACTTGATCGTCTCCTTGTCCACCTGGGAAGGCACAATTTGAAAACTAATGAAAACACAGAGCAGAATATCAAAGTGGAGAAGATCATTCCTTTCCCGAAATACAATGATAGTCCTAAAAACAATGATATCATGCTGATCAAGCTGAAAAAACCTGTCACCCTCAACGAGTATGTGAAGCCAATCCGTCTGCCAGAAAAATGCCCCTCTGTAGGGGAGAAGTGCTTGGTTTCTGGATGGGGCAGAACTGCAG CTGGCTCTGCTTCTGTCCTGCAGTGTTTGAATTTGCCTGTACTCTCAAAAGAGACGTGTAAGAGTGTGTATGGTGAAATAATAACTGAAAACATGTTCTGTGCTGGATTCTTTAATGGAGGGAAAGACGCATGCCAG GGGGATTCAGGTGGCCCTGTAGTGTGCGGAGGGCAACTGAAAGGTGTTGTTTCCTTTGGCGTCAACTGTGATGAACCAAACTATCCTGGGGTTTATACTGAGGTGTGCCGCTACACTGAATGGATCAAATCCACCATAGCTAAAAACTAA